One part of the Sorangiineae bacterium MSr11954 genome encodes these proteins:
- a CDS encoding SAM-dependent methyltransferase produces the protein MFATELKLSKKLLPIETTALTVAYHRALESVRPDRLFEDPFAALFVAIAGDAALSAAKLLFASTDYFAIRTRFFDDFLSKSCRSGCRQVVLLASGLDARAFRLPFPAGVRLFEVELQTMLLFKESVLSIARARPRCDRHLVSADLRNDWQSSLVQAGFRDVPTVWLIEGLLYFLTNEDTDRLLRDITELSPSGSAIGFDHVNEATLQAIAPIADGMARRGVGWRSAVEHPAPWLRDLGWTASVHPHGQVAERYGRPFEQLDCPAGIEPVTWLVEARRSGQT, from the coding sequence ATGTTTGCGACCGAGCTCAAACTGAGCAAAAAGCTGTTACCCATCGAAACCACCGCGCTGACCGTCGCCTATCATCGCGCGCTCGAATCCGTGCGCCCCGATCGGCTCTTCGAGGACCCCTTCGCGGCCCTCTTCGTCGCCATCGCGGGCGACGCCGCGCTCTCCGCGGCCAAGCTCCTCTTCGCTTCGACGGATTACTTCGCCATCCGAACGCGATTCTTCGATGATTTCCTGTCGAAGTCCTGTCGTTCGGGGTGCCGTCAAGTGGTGCTCTTGGCCTCGGGTCTCGACGCGCGCGCGTTTCGGCTTCCATTCCCGGCGGGGGTTCGCCTGTTCGAGGTGGAGCTGCAGACGATGCTCCTTTTCAAAGAAAGTGTTCTATCCATCGCACGGGCCCGCCCGCGCTGTGACCGCCACCTCGTCTCGGCAGACTTGCGCAACGACTGGCAGTCCTCCCTCGTGCAAGCCGGATTTCGGGATGTCCCCACCGTCTGGCTGATCGAAGGGCTCCTTTACTTTCTCACCAACGAAGACACCGATCGCTTGCTTCGAGACATCACCGAGCTCTCACCTTCGGGGAGCGCGATTGGCTTCGACCATGTCAATGAGGCGACCCTCCAAGCCATTGCGCCCATCGCAGATGGGATGGCCCGGCGCGGTGTGGGTTGGCGCTCGGCCGTCGAGCACCCCGCCCCATGGCTCCGCGACTTGGGATGGACGGCGAGCGTCCACCCCCACGGACAAGTCGCAGAGCGATACGGCCGCCCATTCGAGCAACTCGACTGTCCCGCCGGCATCGAGCCCGTGACATGGCTCGTCGAGGCAAGGCGAAGTGGGCAAACGTAA
- a CDS encoding ATP-binding cassette domain-containing protein: protein MLLDEPTNHIDLAARELLVRALHDFRGLGIVVSHDRALLDGLTSVTLRLHRQSLRVHPGGYSAAKAQWELDERHAQDEHDKAKERADSARRILTDARRNLDSAERSSSLRHVNPRDHDAKSGLRKGKMRAAKARLGRQVEVARKKAERADGEIPTIERDKSLGRSIFVGYERARAPQLASLSGVTLRAGERELLRDLRVVVRRDDRIAIRGDNGAGKTTLLRALLDASRVPSDRLFYLPQDIDDREGERLLGEVTRLPPHERGRVLSLVAALGVDPDRLLASRSPSPGEARKLAIAWGLGRHVWGALLDEPTNHLDLPSVERLEQALAAYPGALVLVTHDDELARACTRTRWNLENARITVHASHDG, encoded by the coding sequence TTGCTCCTCGATGAACCGACGAATCATATCGACCTTGCCGCGCGCGAGCTCCTCGTCCGGGCGCTGCACGACTTTCGCGGGCTCGGGATCGTCGTGTCGCACGATCGCGCGCTGCTCGATGGGCTGACGTCGGTCACCTTGCGCCTGCATCGGCAATCGCTGCGGGTTCACCCCGGCGGCTACAGCGCCGCGAAGGCGCAATGGGAGCTCGATGAGCGCCATGCACAGGACGAGCACGACAAGGCGAAAGAGCGCGCCGACTCCGCGCGGCGCATCTTGACCGATGCGCGGCGCAACCTCGATTCGGCCGAACGCAGCAGCTCGCTGCGCCACGTGAATCCGCGCGATCACGACGCGAAGAGCGGGCTGCGAAAGGGGAAAATGCGCGCGGCCAAAGCCCGGCTGGGGCGCCAGGTGGAGGTCGCGAGGAAAAAGGCGGAGCGCGCGGACGGCGAGATCCCCACCATAGAGCGCGACAAGTCGCTCGGGCGATCCATCTTCGTCGGCTACGAGCGCGCGCGAGCGCCGCAGCTGGCGTCGCTCTCCGGTGTCACCTTGCGCGCGGGCGAGCGTGAGCTCCTTCGCGATCTGCGCGTGGTGGTGCGCCGCGACGATCGCATCGCCATCCGCGGTGACAACGGCGCGGGCAAGACGACCCTGCTCCGCGCCTTGCTCGATGCGAGCAGGGTGCCCTCGGACAGGCTGTTCTACCTGCCGCAGGACATCGACGATCGCGAGGGCGAGCGGCTGCTCGGCGAGGTGACGCGTCTCCCGCCGCACGAGCGGGGCCGCGTGCTCTCGCTGGTGGCCGCCCTGGGCGTCGATCCGGATCGGCTGCTCGCGTCGCGATCGCCGTCGCCCGGTGAAGCGCGCAAGCTCGCCATCGCCTGGGGCCTCGGACGCCACGTGTGGGGCGCGCTGCTCGACGAGCCCACGAACCACCTCGATTTGCCCTCGGTCGAGCGGCTCGAGCAGGCCCTGGCGGCCTACCCGGGCGCGTTGGTGCTGGTGACCCACGACGACGAGCTCGCGCGCGCGTGCACCCGTACGCGTTGGAACCTGGAGAACGCGCGCATCACCGTGCACGCATCGCACGATGGGTGA
- the istB gene encoding IS21-like element helper ATPase IstB: MSTDNVLLAAVRAHTRVLKLPTVARECETLGRQSLAEGWSPLQYLRALLDAELAVRAEHAIGRRMRAARLPVHKTMSQFDWRRPHGLERARVEDLARGAWIPTARNIVILGPVGTGKTHLAIALAIEAIKRGHHVLFYRASDLVRALTEARDARALSRLQERLRRVSLLVVDELGFVPFEKAGGELLFDVLSTRHERCATVITSNLAFSEWNRVFVDDKLTAALLDRLAQHAEVLVTRGPGDRVPAAATKKTDSRSDESKPKATQEVPALTR; this comes from the coding sequence ATGAGCACCGACAACGTGCTCTTGGCCGCCGTACGCGCCCATACGCGCGTACTCAAGCTGCCGACCGTCGCACGAGAGTGCGAAACGCTGGGACGTCAATCGCTGGCCGAAGGCTGGTCACCGTTGCAGTACTTGCGGGCGTTGCTCGACGCCGAGCTCGCAGTCCGCGCCGAGCACGCGATTGGGCGCCGCATGCGAGCGGCTCGTCTGCCCGTGCACAAAACGATGTCGCAATTCGATTGGCGGAGGCCACACGGTCTCGAACGCGCCCGCGTCGAAGACTTGGCTCGTGGTGCCTGGATTCCGACGGCGCGCAACATCGTGATCTTGGGCCCCGTGGGCACCGGAAAAACGCACTTGGCCATCGCGCTCGCCATCGAGGCCATCAAGCGCGGCCACCACGTGCTCTTTTACCGCGCCTCCGACTTGGTCCGGGCACTGACCGAGGCCCGGGATGCACGCGCTCTTTCTCGCCTGCAAGAGCGACTGCGAAGGGTTTCACTCTTGGTGGTGGACGAACTTGGCTTTGTACCGTTTGAAAAAGCCGGCGGAGAGCTGCTCTTCGACGTCTTGTCCACCCGGCACGAACGGTGCGCAACGGTGATCACATCGAATCTGGCTTTTAGTGAATGGAACCGGGTCTTCGTCGACGACAAGCTGACGGCCGCACTCCTGGACCGTCTGGCCCAGCATGCGGAGGTCCTCGTCACTCGCGGTCCGGGAGACCGTGTCCCGGCCGCGGCCACCAAAAAGACAGATTCAAGATCTGACGAGAGCAAACCCAAAGCGACCCAGGAGGTGCCGGCGCTCACGCGGTGA
- the istA gene encoding IS21 family transposase codes for MVPMDVVAVIRHKVASEGVPIREVARELGLSRNTIRRYVRANKIPVPRPEKQVRPSPVRDEVATAAAAIWRARRSFTAGKQRLTAKRLWELLRENGHTASERTVRRLVAEFRSGEREVTVPLVYTPGELAQVDFFEVWVEPSGIRQKAWMFVMRLMHSGRDFAMLCAQQDATWFLAAHVAAFTYFAGVVAAVAYDNLSAAVAKILVGAPRLLRPRFAALCAHYAFEPRFCRPGEGHDKGGVERRGGHVRRQHLVPIPRGESLAAMTTALQARLDAQHSRNPMYVEAWARERSALRPLPAPFDGRQVRTVQLRHHASYLVAGAHYSVPSRWCGQMVDLFLGIDTVTFAKGDETICHPRVAFGGRSIDYRHLLLPLSRKPQALRQVAHELVAQFGSPWPELWETLCNRYSPDLIEAARRLAPWLERADREGVGRVKRAIITALACGTLVPFLQRTRRTETLAAVPLALSEYAVETPDLSRYDVLLERASA; via the coding sequence ATGGTGCCGATGGACGTGGTGGCAGTGATTCGACACAAGGTGGCGAGCGAAGGGGTTCCGATTCGAGAAGTGGCGCGGGAGCTCGGATTGTCGCGAAACACGATTCGGCGATACGTGAGGGCCAACAAGATTCCGGTTCCAAGGCCAGAAAAACAGGTCCGACCAAGCCCGGTGCGCGACGAGGTGGCCACGGCGGCCGCGGCTATCTGGCGAGCGCGCCGATCCTTTACGGCGGGCAAACAGCGGCTGACGGCCAAGCGGCTGTGGGAGCTATTGCGTGAAAACGGGCACACGGCGAGCGAGCGCACCGTGCGGCGATTGGTGGCCGAATTCCGGAGCGGTGAGCGTGAGGTGACTGTTCCCCTGGTGTACACGCCGGGCGAGCTCGCACAGGTGGATTTTTTCGAGGTGTGGGTCGAGCCCTCGGGGATTCGCCAGAAGGCGTGGATGTTCGTGATGCGCTTGATGCACTCAGGGCGCGACTTCGCCATGCTCTGCGCGCAACAAGACGCCACTTGGTTCTTAGCGGCTCACGTTGCGGCGTTTACCTACTTCGCGGGGGTGGTGGCCGCCGTGGCCTATGACAACTTGAGCGCTGCCGTGGCCAAGATCCTCGTTGGGGCGCCACGGCTGCTTCGGCCCCGATTTGCCGCGCTTTGCGCCCACTACGCCTTCGAGCCACGTTTTTGCCGCCCCGGCGAAGGCCACGACAAGGGAGGAGTCGAGCGCCGCGGAGGACACGTACGTCGCCAGCATTTGGTGCCCATTCCGCGCGGTGAATCACTTGCCGCCATGACCACGGCTTTGCAAGCACGCCTCGATGCTCAGCATTCGCGCAATCCGATGTACGTCGAGGCCTGGGCCCGCGAGCGCAGCGCGCTGCGGCCTCTCCCAGCGCCTTTTGACGGCCGCCAGGTGCGCACCGTGCAGCTTCGCCACCACGCCAGCTACCTCGTCGCGGGCGCTCACTACTCGGTGCCCAGTCGGTGGTGCGGTCAGATGGTCGACCTATTCCTAGGCATCGACACCGTCACCTTCGCCAAAGGCGACGAGACCATCTGCCATCCTCGCGTGGCCTTCGGTGGCCGAAGTATCGACTATCGGCATTTGTTACTGCCACTATCGCGCAAGCCACAAGCTCTGCGCCAGGTCGCTCACGAGTTGGTGGCACAATTCGGCTCACCATGGCCCGAGCTCTGGGAGACGCTTTGCAATCGGTATTCGCCCGACCTGATCGAAGCTGCACGAAGACTGGCTCCGTGGTTGGAGCGCGCTGACCGCGAGGGAGTCGGTCGGGTCAAGCGAGCCATCATCACCGCCCTTGCGTGCGGTACGCTGGTGCCCTTTCTGCAACGCACAAGGCGCACCGAAACCCTCGCCGCTGTCCCGCTGGCATTATCGGAATACGCGGTCGAGACGCCCGACCTATCGCGCTACGACGTGCTTCTCGAGAGGGCATCGGCATGA
- a CDS encoding ATP-binding cassette domain-containing protein, whose protein sequence is MARERMALAAAHLSFAYAAPILKDVTLAIDQGWYGLVGANGAGKTTLLRLILGELSPDSGTLRIDPEGARVVLCAQQVDAMHDDIRALARDDGARRLRDDLALAPGDLERWPTLSPGERKRWQVGAALRRVYAATLN, encoded by the coding sequence ATGGCTCGCGAGCGAATGGCTCTCGCCGCCGCGCATCTGTCGTTTGCGTATGCGGCGCCTATTTTAAAGGATGTGACCCTGGCCATCGACCAGGGCTGGTACGGACTGGTCGGCGCCAACGGTGCCGGCAAAACGACCTTGTTGCGGTTGATCCTCGGGGAGCTCTCCCCCGACAGCGGCACCCTTCGCATCGATCCGGAGGGGGCGCGCGTCGTTCTCTGCGCGCAACAGGTCGATGCGATGCACGACGATATCCGCGCGCTGGCGCGCGATGACGGCGCGCGTCGTTTGCGCGATGACTTGGCGCTCGCGCCGGGCGATCTCGAACGATGGCCCACGCTATCACCGGGCGAGCGCAAACGCTGGCAGGTGGGCGCCGCCCTGCGAAGGGTGTACGCGGCCACGTTAAATTGA
- a CDS encoding YdeI/OmpD-associated family protein, producing MSSKTFKATIFRDGSTCFIPIPFDPKPVFGKTRAPVKVTLNGYTYRSTIAAMGGPLCIPLRKSNREAAGLEGGETLDVTLELDTETREVKPPPELVKALRAAPPAWERWGELSYSHQREHVEAIEKAVKAETRIRRIASIVRELSAPAKKR from the coding sequence ATGAGCTCGAAGACGTTCAAGGCCACCATCTTCCGAGATGGATCCACCTGCTTCATTCCGATCCCGTTCGATCCGAAGCCGGTATTTGGAAAGACGCGTGCGCCCGTCAAGGTCACCCTCAATGGCTACACCTATCGAAGCACCATCGCCGCGATGGGAGGCCCGCTTTGCATTCCGCTGCGCAAGAGCAATCGCGAAGCGGCCGGGCTCGAGGGCGGAGAGACGCTCGACGTGACATTGGAGCTGGACACGGAGACGCGCGAGGTAAAGCCTCCTCCGGAATTGGTGAAAGCGCTTCGAGCCGCCCCGCCCGCGTGGGAGCGGTGGGGAGAGCTCAGTTATTCCCATCAGCGAGAACACGTCGAAGCCATTGAAAAGGCAGTAAAGGCGGAGACGCGTATCCGCCGTATCGCGAGCATCGTGCGCGAGCTCTCCGCGCCGGCGAAAAAACGGTGA
- a CDS encoding tetratricopeptide repeat protein, which yields MFAPMPAYAQSSEAEVAGRTLFNEGMAFFAQGNYAQACPKFEASLARLPGIGTRGKLAECYEKLGRTASAWSLYREVAVFAARAGQSAREQLALNRANALEPRLARILITDSNVVPAIVVRRNGIVVPREELGAAVAADPGDVLVEASAPGCKPWSTKARVAESGVVRVDVPLLERAAPSRASAFPNASDPLQQEIASSALQDPAAHRSPFGTQRTVGLAVGGAGLASLLAGTYFGLSAKSTYDDAFDADCQSSDKTCNAAGQEKTESARSKAVASTILFGAAAALITTGTVLFFTAPKRESRAASVRVAPSVGVGSAGLIVSGRL from the coding sequence ATGTTTGCGCCCATGCCCGCCTACGCGCAATCGAGCGAGGCGGAGGTTGCCGGCCGCACGTTGTTCAATGAGGGGATGGCGTTCTTTGCACAAGGGAATTACGCGCAGGCATGTCCGAAATTCGAGGCGAGCTTGGCGCGCCTCCCCGGGATCGGCACCCGCGGCAAGCTCGCCGAGTGTTACGAGAAGCTCGGGCGCACGGCGAGCGCATGGTCTCTCTACCGTGAGGTGGCCGTCTTTGCGGCCCGTGCCGGGCAAAGCGCCCGAGAACAACTGGCGCTCAACCGCGCCAATGCGCTGGAGCCGCGGCTCGCGCGCATCCTGATCACCGACTCGAACGTCGTTCCGGCGATCGTCGTTCGACGCAATGGGATCGTCGTTCCACGGGAAGAGCTCGGGGCCGCCGTTGCGGCGGATCCGGGCGACGTCCTCGTGGAGGCCTCGGCACCCGGTTGCAAACCATGGAGCACCAAAGCTCGCGTCGCGGAGTCCGGCGTCGTTCGGGTGGATGTGCCCTTGCTCGAAAGGGCCGCCCCTTCGCGCGCATCTGCATTCCCCAACGCAAGTGACCCTTTGCAGCAGGAGATCGCGTCCTCGGCGCTGCAGGATCCTGCGGCGCACCGTTCGCCGTTTGGAACGCAGCGGACCGTTGGTCTCGCCGTGGGGGGCGCGGGGCTCGCGTCATTGCTTGCGGGGACCTATTTCGGATTGAGCGCCAAATCGACTTACGACGATGCATTCGACGCCGATTGTCAGTCGAGCGACAAGACGTGCAACGCGGCGGGGCAGGAGAAGACCGAGAGCGCGCGCAGCAAAGCGGTCGCGTCGACGATTCTATTCGGCGCCGCCGCCGCGCTGATCACGACGGGGACCGTCCTGTTCTTCACGGCACCCAAGCGCGAATCGCGAGCGGCGTCCGTGCGTGTGGCGCCGAGCGTGGGCGTTGGGAGCGCGGGGTTGATCGTGTCGGGCCGGCTATGA
- a CDS encoding protein kinase: MSASAEVGGVLAGKYRVERVLGAGGMGVVVAARHVTLGSLVALKFMIPSALDVAGAAERFIREAQAAARLRGDHIARVMDFGTLDTGAPYIVMEFLEGADLDAVLRARGRLPVAEAVEYMIGACKAMVEAHGAGIIHRDLKPHNLFLTRRPDGTTIIKVLDFGISKFIGANDVSDVASTRTGTLMGSPAYMSPEQIRNSKYVDARTDIYALGSIFFQLLTGERVFRAPSMGEMLVSVLHDPPRTVRELVPELPADVNAIVARCLQKDPNQRFASTHDLLMALQSLGASRYSAPIASATLQIAAAPTYGRQGDSSRDDAPTSVPIHTQVATQATLDHAAVSSSHASPRKSEWLVAALVGSLALLGISSAVVIGALRWSDTWQVAANPSPHENPTPRASAVTMLMPMPSFAAAPDRDASAPGSTAVSARVTPASPASSSPVLPAPTASAGSTPPYPSASTKPSPPANPRRPAKPTDLFATPD; this comes from the coding sequence ATGAGCGCTTCTGCTGAAGTGGGGGGGGTCCTCGCGGGCAAATACCGCGTGGAGCGGGTGCTCGGCGCGGGCGGAATGGGCGTTGTCGTAGCGGCACGACATGTCACATTGGGATCCCTCGTTGCGCTCAAATTCATGATTCCATCTGCGCTCGATGTCGCGGGAGCAGCGGAGCGTTTCATTCGCGAAGCACAGGCGGCTGCCCGGCTGCGTGGAGATCACATCGCCCGCGTCATGGACTTTGGCACACTCGATACGGGCGCGCCCTACATCGTCATGGAGTTTCTCGAAGGCGCCGATCTCGACGCCGTGCTCCGAGCTCGCGGGCGTCTTCCCGTTGCCGAAGCGGTCGAGTACATGATCGGCGCGTGCAAAGCGATGGTCGAGGCGCATGGCGCCGGGATCATCCATCGCGATCTCAAGCCTCACAATTTGTTCCTCACCCGACGGCCGGACGGAACGACCATCATCAAAGTACTCGATTTTGGTATATCCAAGTTCATCGGCGCGAACGATGTCTCGGACGTGGCCAGCACGCGGACCGGAACCCTCATGGGCTCGCCCGCGTATATGTCCCCCGAGCAGATTCGCAACTCGAAATACGTCGATGCACGAACGGATATTTATGCGCTCGGGTCGATTTTCTTTCAGCTCCTCACCGGTGAGCGCGTCTTTCGCGCGCCGTCGATGGGGGAAATGCTCGTCTCCGTCCTGCACGACCCGCCGCGCACCGTGCGCGAGCTCGTCCCCGAGCTACCGGCCGACGTGAACGCCATCGTCGCCCGCTGCTTGCAAAAAGACCCCAACCAGCGTTTTGCGAGCACCCACGATCTTTTGATGGCGCTCCAATCGCTCGGGGCATCGAGATACTCCGCCCCCATCGCGAGCGCCACGCTGCAGATCGCGGCCGCGCCGACCTACGGGCGACAAGGCGATTCGAGCCGCGACGATGCACCCACCTCCGTGCCGATTCATACCCAGGTCGCGACCCAAGCCACCCTCGACCACGCAGCCGTCTCGTCCAGTCATGCGAGCCCGCGCAAATCGGAGTGGCTGGTCGCGGCGTTGGTCGGCTCCCTTGCGCTGCTCGGCATTTCGAGCGCGGTCGTGATCGGCGCTTTGCGATGGTCCGATACCTGGCAGGTCGCGGCTAACCCTTCACCGCACGAAAATCCGACACCGCGGGCCTCGGCCGTGACGATGCTCATGCCGATGCCATCGTTCGCCGCCGCGCCCGATCGCGATGCCTCCGCGCCTGGGAGCACCGCCGTCAGCGCACGCGTGACGCCCGCATCGCCGGCGTCGTCGTCGCCCGTGTTGCCCGCACCCACGGCGTCCGCCGGCAGCACCCCGCCTTACCCGTCCGCGTCCACGAAGCCATCGCCGCCGGCCAACCCCCGCCGTCCGGCGAAACCGACGGATCTCTTCGCAACACCGGATTAA